CACCTTGCCGCGACCGCGGGATCGCGACGACGGGTAGGTTGTAGCCGTCGACGAGGCTCACGTCGTTGAAGTCCTGGCCGCCGCTCCCGTCCAGCGTGGCCTCCATCCGCCCGCCGCAGTCGCCCGTCTGGCACACGCCCGCTCCGTCCGCGTCGAACACGCACCCCGTCCGCGCCCATATCCGCCCCGAccaccccgccggcgccgcgagcTGGACCGTCTGCCCGGCGTCAAGCTTGAACCCCATCCTGGACAGCTGCGACGTGC
This sequence is a window from Panicum virgatum strain AP13 chromosome 7K, P.virgatum_v5, whole genome shotgun sequence. Protein-coding genes within it:
- the LOC120643006 gene encoding pathogenesis-related protein 5-like, which gives rise to MAMTSTISNYCPHPIWPGTLAGAGTSQLSRMGFKLDAGQTVQLAAPAGWSGRIWARTGCVFDADGAGVCQTGDCGGRMEATLDGSGGQDFNDVSLVDGYNLPVVAIPRSRQGGTCNATGCMADINRCKCHFSGGATGNY